One Bacteroidota bacterium DNA segment encodes these proteins:
- a CDS encoding RNA polymerase sigma factor RpoD/SigA — protein sequence MRQLKIIKQVTNRETPSLDKYLHEIGKVELVTAEEEVELSRKIHMGDSAALNKLIKANLRFVVSVSKQYQNQGLSLPDLINEGNLGLIKAAQRFDETRGFKFISYAVWWIRQSILQALAEQARIVRLPLNKIGSINKINKTFSELEQKFEREPSVLELSQALELAPEDIKEALLSSGRHISMDAPISQDEDGSMYDVILNNETPSPDRGLLNDSLRKEIERALSTLTYREANIIRFFYGLNGKHPLTLEEIAEKFNLTRERVRQIKEKAIKRLKHTTRCKILKTYLG from the coding sequence ATGAGACAACTGAAAATCATTAAACAAGTAACCAACCGGGAAACTCCTTCCTTAGATAAATATCTGCATGAGATAGGTAAAGTCGAATTGGTTACTGCAGAAGAAGAAGTAGAGCTCTCAAGAAAAATTCACATGGGCGATAGCGCAGCCCTAAACAAGCTGATCAAAGCCAACCTCCGTTTTGTGGTTTCCGTATCAAAACAATATCAAAATCAGGGATTGAGCCTGCCGGATTTAATCAATGAAGGAAATCTGGGTTTGATTAAAGCGGCACAACGTTTCGATGAAACACGCGGTTTTAAATTTATCTCTTATGCCGTATGGTGGATCAGGCAATCTATCTTGCAGGCCCTTGCCGAACAGGCAAGAATCGTTCGCTTGCCTTTAAATAAAATTGGTTCGATTAACAAAATCAACAAGACATTTTCAGAATTAGAGCAAAAATTTGAAAGGGAACCTTCCGTACTCGAATTGTCGCAGGCGCTTGAGCTTGCTCCTGAAGATATCAAAGAAGCCTTGCTTAGTTCAGGTCGGCATATCTCCATGGATGCCCCCATCAGTCAGGATGAAGATGGTAGCATGTATGATGTTATTCTTAATAATGAGACACCAAGCCCTGACAGAGGCCTATTGAACGACTCCCTGCGCAAAGAAATAGAAAGGGCTTTATCTACTTTGACCTACCGGGAAGCTAATATCATCAGGTTCTTTTATGGACTAAACGGGAAACATCCCCTTACCCTGGAGGAAATCGCTGAAAAGTTTAACCTAACCCGCGAACGGGTAAGGCAAATTAAAGAAAAGGCCATCAAACGGCTCAAACATACTACACGTTGCAAAATACTTAAAACCTATCTGGGATGA
- the rho gene encoding transcription termination factor Rho, giving the protein MYDILELNKMLVSDLRDVAKKLDIKKFESLKKQDLIYKILDQQAIVASDVKKNEKKEPAVERNSRPVSDKPHEKVPRPRTKFFGKKSEKPTKVNIPHEPKKPFIPDPDVERLLEEPESVVIPEREITIEPEEIIANETPKVTVAEEPVQPAQPAQPKPFVHEKIAQDSRFHKPFEREKKERYEFEGIISNSGVLEIMPDGYGFLRSADYNYLNSPDDIYVSQSQIKLFGLKTGDTVMGSIRPPKEGEKYFPLIKVEEINGRHPDYIRDRIPFDYLTPLFPNEKFNLCDNYNASISLRVIDMFAPIGKGQRGLIVAQPKTGKTVLLKEIANAIAANHPDVYLIVLLIDERPEEVTDMARNVKAEVISSTFDEPAERHVRVANIVLEKAKRLVECGHDVVILLDSITRLARAYNTVSPASGKVLSGGVDANALHKPKRFFGAARNIENGGSLTILATALTETGSKMDDVIFEEFKGTGNMELQLDRKLSNKRIYPAVDINASSTRREELLLDKEVLNKIWILRNYLADMNTLEAMDFLKDRLVKTQSNEEFLVSMNSD; this is encoded by the coding sequence ATGTACGATATTCTTGAGTTAAACAAAATGCTTGTATCTGATTTAAGAGATGTAGCTAAGAAATTAGATATTAAAAAGTTCGAGTCTCTTAAAAAACAGGATCTGATATATAAGATATTGGATCAGCAGGCAATTGTCGCAAGTGATGTAAAGAAAAACGAAAAGAAAGAACCGGCTGTAGAGCGAAATTCTCGTCCGGTTTCAGATAAACCTCATGAGAAAGTTCCCCGTCCCAGAACAAAATTTTTCGGGAAGAAATCTGAAAAACCCACTAAAGTTAATATTCCTCACGAACCGAAAAAGCCTTTTATTCCAGATCCTGATGTGGAACGTCTGTTGGAAGAACCCGAAAGTGTTGTCATTCCGGAAAGGGAGATAACAATTGAACCGGAAGAAATTATTGCTAACGAAACGCCTAAGGTAACGGTGGCTGAAGAACCTGTACAACCTGCACAACCTGCACAGCCCAAGCCTTTTGTCCATGAAAAAATTGCCCAGGATTCCCGTTTTCATAAACCTTTTGAACGGGAGAAAAAAGAACGTTATGAGTTTGAGGGCATCATCTCCAATTCCGGCGTGCTCGAAATCATGCCTGATGGTTATGGCTTCTTACGTTCTGCCGATTATAATTATTTGAACTCACCTGATGATATTTATGTGTCCCAGTCCCAGATCAAACTTTTTGGTTTAAAGACCGGGGATACCGTTATGGGTTCCATTCGCCCTCCCAAAGAAGGGGAAAAATATTTCCCGCTGATTAAAGTGGAGGAAATCAATGGCCGTCACCCGGATTACATCCGCGATAGAATACCTTTCGATTATTTGACTCCTTTGTTCCCTAACGAGAAATTTAATCTTTGTGACAACTACAATGCCAGTATTTCTTTGCGTGTCATTGATATGTTTGCCCCAATCGGAAAGGGGCAGAGAGGATTAATCGTTGCCCAGCCGAAAACCGGTAAGACTGTTTTGTTGAAAGAGATTGCCAATGCCATTGCTGCCAATCATCCTGATGTATACTTAATCGTTTTGCTGATTGACGAACGTCCGGAGGAAGTTACCGATATGGCGAGAAATGTGAAAGCTGAGGTTATTTCCTCGACTTTTGATGAACCAGCAGAACGTCACGTTAGGGTTGCCAATATCGTGCTTGAAAAGGCCAAACGTTTGGTAGAATGCGGCCACGATGTGGTTATCCTTCTGGATTCCATTACCCGTCTGGCTAGAGCATATAATACCGTATCTCCGGCTTCCGGCAAGGTTTTATCCGGTGGTGTGGATGCCAATGCCCTTCACAAACCCAAACGTTTCTTCGGAGCTGCCCGTAATATTGAAAATGGAGGCTCACTCACCATTCTTGCTACCGCATTGACTGAAACCGGTTCAAAAATGGATGATGTGATTTTTGAAGAATTTAAAGGTACCGGTAATATGGAATTGCAGCTTGACCGTAAACTATCCAACAAACGTATCTATCCTGCTGTTGATATCAATGCTTCAAGTACCCGTCGTGAAGAACTTCTCCTGGATAAAGAAGTTCTCAACAAAATCTGGATTCTGCGCAATTACCTGGCTGATATGAATACCCTTGAAGCTATGGACTTTCTCAAAGACAGATTGGTCAAAACCCAGAGCAACGAAGAATTTCTCGTTTCCATGAACAGCGATTAA
- the nifJ gene encoding pyruvate:ferredoxin (flavodoxin) oxidoreductase has protein sequence MAKDKKFITCDGNYAAAHIAYMFSEVACIYPITPSSTMAEYIDEWAAAGRKNIFNEVVKVTEMQSEGGASGALHGALQSGALASTFTASQGLLLMIPNMYKMAGELLPAVFHVSARTLATQALSIFGDHMDVMATRQTGFALLATGSVQEVMDLAGVAHLAAIKLRVPFLHFFDGFRTSHEIQKVELMDQEELVKFLDMKAVQDFRDRALNPEHPVIRGTAQNPDIYFQAREASNKFYAAVPDMVESYMREIQKITGREYHPFDYYGAKDAENIIVAMGSVTETTKEVIDYLVAKGEKVGLISVHLYRPFSEKYFFNVLPKTVKRIAVLDRTKEPGANGEPLYLDIRDIFYGKADAPVIVGGRYGLSSKDTTPAQILSVFNNLKLPEPKHGFTIGIVDDVTFTSLPVLPEISVAPEGTFQAKFYGLGSDGTVGANKNSIKIIGESTNKYAQAYFAYDSKKSGGFTASHLRFGDKPIRSPYLVTTPDFVACHVPSYIYKYDVLRGLRKGGTFLFNSVWNEEETKNRLPDSMKKYLAENGIDFYIINATKIAEEIGLGNRTNTIMQSAFFKIANIIPYTDAVKEMKKFIVKSFGKKGEDIVRMNNNAVDRGGEMTKVAVPAEWKDIKLTKEGETTADFPEFIKNVVVPMNRQEGDDLPVSAFVGREDGTFPLGTAAYEKRGIASHVPEWQMDNCIQCNQCSYVCPHAVIRPFLLNEEEVKNAPAGTITKKAIGKGLENYQFKIQVSVLDCTGCGNCADVCPAKEKALIMKPLESQMAESERWDYFSKHVTYKDTLLQKDKTVKNTQFAKPLFEFSGACAGCGETPYIKLITQLFGERMLIGNATGCSSIYSGSAPSMPYTVNSKGQGPAWANSLFEDNAEYGFGLANGTKKMREQIANLMTGALADGIAEGTKAAFNEWLAGMDKADLSKEASEKVLAALEKETAPVAKKILDLKQYLVKKSVWIFGGDGWAYDIGYGGLDHVLASGEDVNVLVLDTEVYSNTGGQASKSTPIAAVAKFAASGKRIRKKDLGMMAMSYGYVYVAQVAMGASHSQYLNALKEAEAYPGPSLIIAYAPCINHGLKSGMGKSQEEEKRAVECGYWHLYRFNPLLEAAGKNPFTLDSKEPEWDKFQDFINSEVRYTSLRKSFPQEADELFTAAQANALWRFNSYKRMAAMDYSK, from the coding sequence ATGGCAAAAGATAAAAAGTTTATAACATGTGATGGTAACTATGCGGCGGCGCATATAGCCTATATGTTTAGCGAAGTAGCGTGCATATATCCTATTACTCCATCTTCAACAATGGCCGAATACATTGATGAATGGGCAGCCGCAGGTAGAAAAAATATATTTAATGAAGTAGTTAAGGTTACTGAAATGCAGTCGGAGGGTGGAGCTTCCGGTGCGTTGCACGGTGCATTACAATCGGGTGCCTTGGCTTCTACTTTCACTGCTTCACAGGGATTGCTTCTGATGATCCCCAATATGTACAAGATGGCCGGGGAATTACTTCCTGCTGTTTTTCATGTTTCTGCAAGAACTTTAGCCACTCAGGCTCTTTCTATCTTTGGTGACCATATGGATGTGATGGCTACCCGCCAGACTGGCTTTGCTTTATTGGCTACCGGCAGTGTCCAGGAAGTTATGGATTTGGCCGGGGTTGCCCATCTTGCTGCAATTAAATTGAGGGTTCCCTTCCTGCACTTTTTTGACGGCTTCAGAACTTCTCACGAAATTCAGAAAGTTGAATTGATGGATCAGGAAGAACTGGTTAAATTCCTTGATATGAAAGCCGTTCAGGATTTCAGGGACAGGGCTTTAAATCCTGAACATCCTGTTATCCGCGGTACCGCTCAAAATCCTGATATCTATTTCCAGGCCAGGGAAGCTTCAAATAAATTTTATGCCGCTGTTCCCGATATGGTGGAAAGCTACATGAGGGAAATCCAGAAAATCACAGGAAGGGAATATCATCCTTTCGATTATTACGGAGCCAAAGATGCTGAAAATATCATCGTTGCCATGGGTTCTGTTACCGAAACCACCAAGGAAGTGATTGATTATTTGGTGGCAAAAGGCGAGAAAGTTGGATTGATCAGTGTTCATTTATACCGTCCTTTCTCTGAAAAATATTTCTTCAACGTATTACCTAAAACTGTTAAACGTATTGCCGTTTTAGACCGTACCAAAGAACCTGGTGCTAACGGCGAACCTTTATACCTGGATATCCGTGATATTTTCTACGGAAAGGCTGATGCCCCGGTTATTGTTGGCGGCCGTTACGGATTAAGTTCTAAAGATACCACACCGGCTCAGATTCTTTCAGTTTTCAATAACTTGAAATTACCTGAACCCAAGCATGGATTTACCATCGGCATCGTTGATGATGTTACCTTTACTTCCCTGCCTGTATTGCCCGAAATCAGTGTTGCTCCTGAAGGAACATTCCAGGCTAAATTCTATGGTTTGGGCTCGGATGGTACCGTTGGTGCCAATAAAAATTCCATTAAGATTATTGGTGAATCCACCAACAAGTATGCTCAGGCATATTTTGCTTATGATTCCAAGAAATCTGGAGGTTTCACGGCTTCTCACCTGAGATTCGGCGATAAACCTATTCGTTCGCCTTACCTGGTAACCACCCCTGATTTTGTTGCCTGCCACGTGCCTTCTTACATTTATAAATATGATGTATTAAGGGGTTTGCGTAAAGGCGGTACATTCCTGTTCAACAGCGTATGGAATGAAGAAGAAACCAAGAATCGCCTGCCCGATTCAATGAAAAAATATCTGGCTGAAAATGGAATAGATTTCTATATCATCAACGCAACCAAGATTGCCGAGGAGATTGGCCTGGGAAACCGTACTAATACCATCATGCAATCGGCATTCTTCAAAATTGCCAACATCATTCCTTATACTGATGCAGTGAAGGAAATGAAGAAATTCATTGTAAAAAGCTTTGGCAAGAAAGGTGAAGACATTGTCAGGATGAACAACAACGCTGTTGATCGCGGTGGTGAGATGACGAAAGTTGCTGTTCCTGCTGAGTGGAAAGATATTAAGTTAACTAAAGAAGGTGAAACAACAGCCGACTTTCCTGAATTTATTAAGAATGTTGTTGTTCCCATGAACCGTCAGGAAGGTGATGATTTACCTGTCAGCGCTTTTGTTGGCCGTGAAGATGGTACATTTCCTTTAGGAACTGCTGCTTACGAAAAACGGGGTATTGCTTCGCATGTTCCGGAATGGCAAATGGACAACTGTATTCAGTGTAACCAGTGTTCGTATGTTTGTCCTCACGCTGTTATTCGTCCTTTCCTTCTGAATGAAGAGGAAGTCAAGAATGCTCCTGCAGGAACAATTACCAAGAAAGCCATTGGTAAAGGCCTGGAAAATTACCAGTTTAAGATTCAGGTCAGTGTGCTCGATTGTACCGGTTGCGGCAACTGCGCCGATGTATGTCCGGCCAAGGAAAAGGCATTGATCATGAAACCTTTGGAAAGCCAGATGGCTGAATCAGAACGTTGGGATTATTTCTCAAAACACGTTACCTATAAGGATACTCTTCTTCAAAAAGATAAAACAGTTAAAAATACCCAGTTTGCCAAACCATTGTTCGAGTTTTCCGGTGCCTGCGCAGGTTGCGGAGAAACCCCTTATATAAAACTCATCACTCAGCTGTTTGGCGAACGGATGCTCATCGGAAATGCCACCGGATGTTCATCCATTTACAGCGGTTCTGCTCCTTCTATGCCTTATACCGTCAACAGCAAAGGACAGGGTCCTGCCTGGGCCAATTCGTTGTTCGAGGATAATGCTGAATATGGCTTTGGATTGGCAAACGGGACCAAGAAGATGAGGGAACAGATTGCCAATCTGATGACTGGAGCTTTAGCTGACGGCATTGCTGAAGGAACAAAGGCAGCCTTTAATGAATGGCTGGCAGGTATGGATAAAGCCGATTTATCTAAAGAAGCTTCGGAAAAAGTCCTTGCTGCCCTTGAGAAAGAGACTGCACCTGTTGCCAAAAAGATACTCGATCTTAAACAATATCTGGTGAAGAAATCAGTATGGATCTTTGGTGGTGACGGCTGGGCTTATGATATAGGTTACGGTGGTTTGGACCATGTACTGGCTTCGGGCGAAGATGTAAATGTATTGGTTCTGGATACTGAAGTTTATTCAAATACCGGTGGCCAGGCTTCCAAATCTACTCCTATTGCAGCTGTTGCCAAGTTTGCTGCATCAGGAAAGAGAATCCGTAAGAAAGACCTGGGCATGATGGCTATGTCTTATGGCTATGTTTATGTAGCTCAGGTTGCTATGGGCGCAAGTCATTCGCAATATTTAAATGCCCTGAAAGAAGCTGAGGCTTATCCAGGCCCTTCATTGATCATTGCTTATGCACCCTGTATCAATCATGGACTGAAATCGGGCATGGGTAAATCACAGGAAGAAGAAAAACGTGCTGTGGAATGTGGTTATTGGCACCTCTACCGTTTCAATCCTCTTCTGGAAGCTGCAGGAAAGAATCCGTTCACCTTGGATTCTAAAGAACCTGAATGGGATAAGTTCCAGGATTTCATTAACTCTGAGGTCCGTTACACTTCCTTAAGAAAATCCTTCCCTCAGGAAGCTGATGAGTTGTTTACTGCGGCTCAGGCTAATGCATTGTGGAGGTTTAACAGTTACAAACGTATGGCTGCTATGGATTATTCGAAATAA